CGTTCTAACTTAGCCagaaacaataaacaaaatgttTACAGAATAAACAGAACTACAGTTACTAGAAGATTGTAATATACTGAGACATTAAAGAGATGCAAAAGAGAAATAAACTAACTCCGGTCTTGGCCATCACAAGACTGACAACGTTATGTTCTAACTTGCTTCTAAAATAAGACTAACTAATTTTCCAGCAATCATCTATACTCCATTTGCTCTCtcatagtcttttttttttctttttcattttctgaaAGAGGCAAAATCCATATTAAAGCAAGAAAAAAACACCTAGTAGGCAAATTACAACCTACAACAAGTATAACAGTACCAGTTGAGTACACAATAAAGAGAAAAACAGAACACGAAACATAGTCACATTTAGTATAACAAAAATGAGAGGTTAAAATTCAAACCACAATaaatttattttctcaaaatattactTGTCCCAcaacaaagaaacaaacaaaaactaGAACTTCAACCTACTATGCATAAGTTCTTCACTACCTGCATGGAATCTCAAAGAAATGAAGATTCCCACTTAACTCTCCTGTGAAATATCCTCAATAATGTCATGCTTCCCAACATAAGTAAACGAGCCGAGTGAAACCAAACTCTCTATATAACTTTCAATTTCACTGACTTCACTCGCTCCACAAATGGCACGAATCGTAATAAGTTTAGCTTTATCACATTTTGGGTCGTATACAACAAAACCCTCCAAATTTGGCATCAGAATTTCACCACTCTTATATGTGCATATCGGCATCGAATTACTCATGAAATTATTATCTGCAATTAACTCTTTAGTAGTTGTTAAAAGTTTAGTCCATGATTGTTTGACACCATACTTTTGCATCACCCATAAATCAGCTCGATCACCAAGAGATCCGACAAGTAAGCAAAGGCACTCATCCAATCTTCCAAGTTCATTTGTGGCATCCAAATCAGCAAATCCTTCGTCACAAGTATTAAAAGAAACTATAACATTAGAAGTACGATTTCCAGGCGTGATTAataaccaatgaagagctccattaaCCAAGACTCCTGAACTTCTGTGGAGCGATGAAGACTCGTAAGGTATGAATTTCTCACTGTTTTTCCACGAGTTTGACCTTAAACTGTAAATTTGAACTCCTAGCATCAACTCTCCGGAAATTGGCACAATTTTAATCAACTTGTAATCATCAACGCTAGAATCATAATAAAACCCATCATCTGAACAGTTTTCTATGATCTTTACACCACATGAAAATTCACTTGGTGGATAAGGTAATTCCTTGTATTCTTTAGTTTTAGGATTCCAAATACAGATAATGTCTTGAATTCCTTCTTCAAGCATCACACTAATAAGTAAACAAAGTAAACCATTACAAACACCCAAAATATTAATCTCACGTGATTCTAACTGTTCGAATGGGTACCTTAGATAAGAACTCTCATCACAACGTTCACATCCACATTCAGAATCAGGCTCACATCCACATTCACTATCAGGTTTACATGATAATAATGAATCTTGATTTACACGGATGATTTTATAACCATTCTCGACATCAATTACAAgaatgaaattaggtttttcgtTTTGAATAGCAAGATCAAAATGGCTTTTCACAAAACTAGGGTTAGAGAGTAAAGAGTTCCATTGTTTGCATACGCACCTAAACTTTGAAATTGATACGAGTGGTACCCTCAACAAGACTTCATGAAGAATCTCTTCTGGAATTGGAATGCTGGACATGATTTCAAATTTCACCAAATATCTCTAATCAAGAGACTcctgagttcttccacaaaatacAGATGATTTCAAATTTAGTGGCAAATCTCTTTGAATGCTCCCATTCCTATCGAAGCAGGACCGCGGTTTACATAAGCACTCCTCAATAATTGTTAAAGTTATACTTACACCTGGTTTACATCAGTTAACTGATGCAACAGTCCTTATCACGTTTACTCTAATATGTGTGATTTATTTTATGGCGGGTTCCTTTGCAGAATTCACGATTTCAAGGATTTATAATTTTATGGGATTACAAATTTTgggattcatgtaaatttcttggTATATTCGgtaactcatttaaattttttaagATTTATAAAATTATCTTGTTTTAAAGTCTATATACTGTTTGGTATTACCTTCGGAATCTTAAAACTGTATATATATGAGATTTAAAGTTAGAAAATGTGGGTCTATAAATCTCTTggtaagtttcccagcaaatcttaggggaAGGATCGGattccatatggaggatttgctggaaaatgaTTCTCATAGAAAACGTGATTCCAGGGATTTGGCAACCAAACCTGTTGAAGGAAACGTAATTCCGCCAAATCCCATGGACCCATAAATCCCACCTTCagaattctacatccaaacccaccattattttattttttgtgttttttttcttttttcttttggtgATCTTTCCGCTGGTGTTTCTGTTCGTTTAAGTGATTTCTTCGCTAGAGCTCGTTTTAACTCTGTTCTTGTATGGGGTGTCTTGTTCTATATCTTTGTATGGAAAGTTTGTGGTATTTTTTTCACTGTGGCATATTGGGGTGTTTATCCATATGTTCGGTTCTGATTTTTTTACGTGAATGGTTGGGAACGATTATGAGTAATTCTAGAACtatatttggggattttttttatAGTACTTCTATGGAAGCTTTCCATTTCCATTTTCAATCTTCCGCTTTCTAGAGAAGTTTTTGAAGGAACTGTATTCAGCATTTTCCATGAACATTCTGACATAGCTAAGGCGAGCGCAAGAATTGTTACACTTTGTCCTCTTAGTTTGGGGAGTCATTTTACTTATGATAAGGTGAGGGTTTCCAACATTCTTATTCCACCTCAGGATTTGTCTTGGCAGCTTTGTTTGGGACATTTCAAAATCATTTACTTATACCTATTTTTCAAGCAACATCAGTTGCATCATCAAGATTGGATTAGTCCTCACAGCTTCAAGAAATTTCTAGAGTCATATGAATTTATGGTTATAATAAGACATCCCTGCAATTCTGATGCTCGGTAGCATTAGCAATTTCAACATTGCAATCCATCACTTTCGAAACATGATCAAGAAGAAGCAACTCCTCTACAAATTTTTGAGTTCCAATACCATAAGTCTATCGCTTTTGAACTTGTAAACTACAACATTCTCCATGGGTCGGTGGACAACTCAACCTTGTATAATCTCATTTCGTTGGACCTCTTATTTTAGATAGATTAACAGTATTAATTTTCTTTAGTGTTGGTTTATTTAAGTTAGAATTTAAAATCGCTTTTGTCCTGTATTTGAAATCGTTTTTGTCCTGTAACTTTTTTTCGGTATTTTTCTTTCTGTAATTTTGTTATTTCAAGTTCTCAACTAAAGACAAGTCAAAAGATTCAACATGGAtccaacataaaaataaagagaTAGACAGGTaatatttgggcttcacagcaaaATCCTGACTAGCTCCTCGGATCAATTGCATCGacaaccaccaccaacaatgTTCCTCCGAACACTGATATGTCCATCAAAAATACAGTTTTTCTTATAGAAAGCATTCGTCATAGACCTGCGGATCCTCGACAACCTACACCATATTCATCTTACCATTTCTAACAGCTATCTCCAATGCAATTCCAATCCAAAAACTGCTTCCCATTCTATATTCCTCTATGCTGAGGATTCATGGTATTTTGCTCCAATTGTAATTGATAACTATTTGGGTATCTCAGATCCTAATATAATGGCTCTTTAGTAATTAATAAATATCATGActtcaaaaaaaaaggtaaatGATGTATTAATGATGAAGCTCAATATGATTTTAGGCTCGCCAAATTTTCTACCAAGAATTCTCCCGAAACAGTATCTTGCGGCATTCTTTAAATGGCTCTAGCactgagatcataaaaatgtaaaGTGGGTTCCACCACTTGCATTACCGGTGTAAATCTCGAGAATTTTCCCTAAGTACAGCTAGAGTTATTGAATTACAATAAAAGACAGATACATCAACCCATAAATGAATTGAAATTGCACCAACGATTAATGAACCGTCACACCCATAATAATTAACAGTTGGACTCCCCTAAGGAAATACCAATAAGGATAACTGAGATTCACCCGGTGAACCCTAGTACAAAAGGATAGACCCGACACACCAAACACTAGTCGCTTAAAGGTATCATAAATTAACGTCCTAAAAAATAAATCCTTCCAAACGCGGCGAAAAAGCAAACGAACGAGACACGAtacaaacaaaatgaaataaaaccCAACCCAACAACGAACTGACCACAATATGATCCCATTCCATCCAGGCAACCCCTTCGACCATCTTTAGGATGGACACCACTAGCAGTGCTAACAACTTTGGGAAGAACCACCAAACCCACCGGCACAAGCATTGAAAGAATTCATAGCTTGGATACCCGCCGGAAAAAGTAACTAGAAACTGGATTACATCAGCCAGCATCCAATAACACCACTACCAACAATAAAGGAGTGAGCGACACCATGAAATGAATGGAAGAAAACCTCAACAAAAAAAACCCAGCTACCAAAAAATCTTTAGCAACATCTTTCGAAAAACCGTCCAACAACAACCAACACCAATAAATGACACGAATCAAAATAGAGAAAATGGAAAAAGATGTCTAATAACCATAACGCCACAACAACCATCTATCCCATCTAatgaaaaagtaaagaaaaccGCCAAAACCTGCAAAAACAAACCTATAAATATCAACAACACCAATGGAGAAAACACTACTATCTATTGATTAAGTTTGTGAAGCGCCAAAATGATCTCACCACAAATTGTCGATGTAAAAATGATGAGAGCATAATATACATATATTATCAGCcctatttatattttttattacttgttttatGTATTAATAATGTTGATTTTGTGTTTTTACAGGTAGTATACCTAAAGTGACTAACTGCGCGAAATTAGTGGCAGCCGATGATAAATCAATATGAATATATAAACTATGACCGGGATCAAGTTgtgaaggataatagtcccacattATTAATATCCCCTTAATAAActttaaatataatatggaagggtcaCTCCATTCAtttccaattgattttgagttggatgcccataaaTTTTTACTTGGTACCAGAGCATGTAAGTTGTGACCAGTCGTTTGATAACACATTTGCTCTGCcccacccgatttattgtccacacGTGTTAGACCCGACGAGGCTACAGGTGAGGGGGAATGTTGAGATCATTAGTACCACTTAGTATGGGTTATCTAGGATCTTGCGGTTTATAAGCCCTGAGAAATCCTAACCTCGCAAGCCGGTATTTGAGGTTAGTTATGCTCATAGACTTCAATACAAGTACCAGGTATAATGCATTGGACGGGAGATATGTGTGGTTGTGTGACAATAAAATTGCCTCATTCGAAAGAAAGATGTCATATCATTTGGTACAAGTGATTAGGCCTCATtcgag
This portion of the Papaver somniferum cultivar HN1 chromosome 11, ASM357369v1, whole genome shotgun sequence genome encodes:
- the LOC113322674 gene encoding F-box/kelch-repeat protein At3g06240-like isoform X1, producing the protein MSSIPIPEEILHEVLLRVPLVSISKFRCVCKQWNSLLSNPSFVKSHFDLAIQNEKPNFILVIDVENGYKIIRVNQDSLLSCKPDSECGCEPDSECGCERCDESSYLRYPFEQLESREINILGVCNGLLCLLISVMLEEGIQDIICIWNPKTKEYKELPYPPSEFSCGVKIIENCSDDGFYYDSSVDDYKLIKIVPISGELMLGVQIYSLRSNSWKNSEKFIPYESSSLHRSSGVLVNGALHWLLITPGNRTSNVIVSFNTCDEGFADLDATNELGRLDECLCLLVGSLGDRADLWVMQKYGVKQSWTKLLTTTKELIADNNFMSNSMPICTYKSGEILMPNLEGFVVYDPKCDKAKLITIRAICGASEVSEIESYIESLVSLGSFTYVGKHDIIEDISQES